From a region of the Mesorhizobium sp. J428 genome:
- a CDS encoding Tn3 family transposase — MPRRQILTERQRSALFDLPTDEASLLRHYILSDDDLTHIRERRRARNRFGFALQLCALRYPGRLLSPGELIPQELSRFLAAQLGLSVGDLAEYAAREETRHEHLAALRTIYSYRSFAGRGAQELRDWLATQAEDARSNEDLVRRFVERCRQTQIILPAITTIERLCADALVEAERRIEMRIAERLDQPMRDQLNALLTEMVEGNISRFIWLRKIETGDNSAMANRLLDRLEFLQNLALDPQVLAGVPPHRVARLRRQGERYFTDGLRDIGTDRRLATLAVCAVEWAAATADAIVETHDRIVGKTWQEAKRLCDGRAADARTAVTDTLRAFSGLGMVMLEARDDGTSLEAAIATSPGWTELEKLVATASQLTDTLAADPLAHVTQGFHRFRRYAPRMLRRLDIKAAAVATPLMEAIALVRGKCDPPSLPTAFLRSTSKWNRHLKTQDEGDNRLWEVAVLFHLRDAFRSGDVWLAHSRRYADLKQALVPMAAAQATARLAVPFEAEAWLADRKARMSDGLKRLAKAARTGTLPLGSIEDGVLHMERLTAVAPKDADELILDLYRRMPEVRITDILLDVEAATGFADAFTHLRTGAPCQDKIGLLNVMLAEGLNFGLRKMAEASNTHDYWQLSRLSRWHVDSDAIDQALAMVVAAQGRLPMAQFWGMGTSASSDGQFFPTARQGEAMNLVNAKYGNDPGLKAYTHLSDQFAPFATQLIPATVSEAPYILDGLLMNEAGQRAWEQYADTGGFTDHVFATASILGYRFIPHIRDLPSKRLYVFNPAGTPSELRGLVGGRVREDLIVSNWPDILRSAATMVAGIMPPSQLLRKFASYPRQHDLALALREVGRIERTLFIIEWILDADMQRRARIGLNKGEAHHALKNALRIGRQGEIRDRTTEGQHYRLAALNLLAAIIIYWNTVHLGQAVAQRSNAGLPVPLELLSHISPLGWAHILLTGEYRWPKNGSRQSILGR, encoded by the coding sequence CTTTGCCCTGCAACTGTGTGCCCTGCGCTATCCCGGTCGGCTGCTGTCCCCTGGAGAGCTTATCCCGCAAGAGCTGTCCCGGTTTCTGGCAGCGCAGCTTGGGCTGAGCGTCGGGGACCTGGCCGAATACGCGGCGCGGGAGGAAACACGCCATGAGCATCTGGCCGCGTTGCGTACGATCTACAGCTACAGGAGCTTTGCCGGTCGTGGCGCCCAGGAACTGCGGGACTGGCTTGCCACTCAAGCCGAAGACGCGCGTTCAAACGAGGACCTCGTGCGCCGGTTTGTCGAACGATGCCGCCAAACCCAGATCATTCTTCCGGCAATCACGACGATCGAGCGGTTGTGCGCCGATGCTCTGGTGGAAGCCGAGCGCCGGATCGAGATGAGGATTGCCGAGCGTCTTGATCAACCCATGCGTGACCAGCTCAACGCGCTGCTGACGGAAATGGTCGAGGGCAACATCAGCCGCTTCATCTGGTTGCGCAAAATCGAGACCGGCGACAATTCGGCCATGGCCAATCGTTTGCTCGACAGGCTCGAATTCCTGCAAAACCTCGCTCTCGACCCACAGGTGCTGGCCGGTGTTCCGCCACACCGGGTTGCTCGGCTCCGCCGACAGGGTGAGCGGTATTTCACCGATGGTTTGCGCGATATTGGCACAGACAGGCGTCTGGCTACACTCGCTGTCTGCGCGGTGGAATGGGCCGCCGCGACCGCCGATGCCATTGTCGAAACCCATGATCGAATCGTCGGCAAAACCTGGCAGGAAGCCAAACGGCTCTGCGACGGACGAGCCGCAGATGCCAGGACCGCCGTAACCGATACCTTGCGGGCCTTTTCCGGTCTCGGCATGGTGATGCTCGAAGCGCGAGACGACGGCACCTCCCTGGAAGCGGCGATCGCCACATCACCAGGCTGGACGGAACTGGAGAAACTGGTCGCCACTGCCTCGCAACTCACCGATACACTTGCCGCCGATCCGCTGGCCCATGTCACGCAAGGTTTTCATCGCTTCCGGCGTTATGCGCCGCGTATGCTGCGCAGGCTGGATATCAAGGCGGCCGCCGTGGCCACGCCGCTCATGGAGGCGATTGCCCTGGTCAGGGGAAAATGCGATCCACCGTCACTGCCTACAGCTTTTTTGCGATCGACCTCCAAATGGAACCGGCATCTCAAAACGCAAGACGAAGGCGACAATCGTTTGTGGGAGGTGGCGGTCCTGTTTCACTTGCGCGACGCATTCCGCTCCGGCGATGTCTGGCTTGCGCACTCACGCCGCTATGCCGATCTCAAACAGGCACTGGTGCCGATGGCGGCCGCCCAGGCCACGGCAAGATTGGCGGTTCCATTCGAAGCCGAGGCGTGGCTTGCCGATCGCAAGGCCAGAATGTCGGACGGGCTGAAACGCCTGGCGAAAGCTGCCCGAACCGGGACCCTTCCGCTCGGCAGCATCGAGGACGGTGTCCTGCACATGGAACGCCTGACAGCAGTGGCGCCCAAGGATGCCGACGAGCTGATCCTCGATCTTTACCGGCGTATGCCGGAGGTGCGCATAACCGACATTCTACTGGATGTTGAAGCGGCGACGGGGTTTGCCGATGCCTTCACCCATCTTCGCACCGGCGCACCCTGTCAGGACAAAATCGGTTTGCTGAATGTGATGCTTGCCGAAGGCCTCAACTTCGGACTGAGAAAGATGGCCGAGGCTTCAAATACCCATGACTACTGGCAATTGTCGCGCCTGTCGCGCTGGCATGTCGACAGCGACGCCATCGACCAGGCTCTCGCCATGGTCGTCGCGGCCCAGGGGCGTTTGCCCATGGCCCAATTCTGGGGAATGGGCACTTCGGCTTCCAGCGACGGTCAGTTCTTCCCGACCGCCCGACAGGGCGAGGCGATGAATCTCGTCAACGCCAAATACGGCAACGATCCCGGCCTGAAAGCCTATACGCACCTGTCAGATCAGTTTGCCCCTTTCGCAACCCAGCTCATTCCGGCAACCGTCAGCGAGGCACCTTACATTCTCGACGGACTGCTCATGAACGAGGCCGGCCAACGCGCATGGGAGCAATATGCCGATACCGGCGGCTTCACCGATCATGTCTTCGCCACCGCCTCGATCCTCGGCTACCGCTTCATCCCCCATATCCGGGATTTGCCATCGAAGCGCCTTTATGTGTTCAACCCCGCCGGGACACCGAGCGAGTTGCGCGGCCTGGTCGGCGGCAGGGTCAGGGAAGACTTGATCGTCTCGAACTGGCCCGACATCCTGCGCAGCGCCGCGACCATGGTCGCCGGCATCATGCCGCCGAGTCAGTTGCTGCGAAAATTCGCATCCTATCCGCGCCAGCACGATCTCGCGCTCGCCCTTCGTGAGGTTGGCCGCATTGAGCGTACGCTCTTCATCATAGAATGGATCCTCGATGCCGACATGCAGCGGCGGGCTCGTATCGGCCTCAACAAGGGCGAGGCGCATCACGCGCTCAAGAATGCCTTGCGCATCGGCCGGCAAGGCGAAATCCGCGACCGAACGACTGAGGGCCAGCACTATCGCCTCGCCGCCCTCAACCTGCTTGCCGCCATCATCATCTACTGGAACACGGTGCATCTTGGTCAGGCCGTCGCGCAACGTAGCAATGCCGG